AAGATGTTCTGCCGGGAAAAGCATACCACTGGCGCGATTGGTCAGTATGCCGTGGGAGAGACTGTCTCTATCTGTGGAGTGATGCCGCTGCCTTAGAATTGTCGAACGGATCCAATGGatggttccgattcattttGGACGGTAAACTAGCTACCATGTACTCTAGTGGTTCTCCCGAAGGTGGCGCCGACACATCTGGTAAGTGAGTTCTCGGTTCGGAGAGGTCGTTTTCGACTTAAAAGCGACTTTTAGTCTATGGTGTGGAGTAACGAGTGCTTGTGAGTTTGAGGTAATGAAAAGTTCTCGTGTATCTTACGATATgaaatgatgaaaataaaaatttttcggcgttttataaattttactaacCTTAATACATCTTAAAGTTTTGGGAATTATAAATTGGATATGTCATCTTTAGATATATTTATGCTTAAAGAATCTGTTGTTTCCAGGCAAACActctcttgaatttttattaatattcgtTGCTACTAGCATTACTGTTAACAGTAATTTTTCGAAGGTGTATCGAGAACTTTCTATTATTGACGGATTGACTTGAATTTGTTATTGTTGAGGACCCCTAAACACTCGGGAAAATCAACTTTTGGTGAGCGGttcgtttttcttttgcaatttttattgcatggataatatttttatcactttCATATCAGGAAATCATGtgattaaaaacttttcatctaaattataaatagtttatttAGAAATACAAACCTAAGATGCTATTAAGTTGAATGTCAttaagctaaaaaaaaaacaaattgattcCTACAATACTTGCTGTAAGCGTAACGACAACGAAAACATGTTTAATAGAACGTTTGTTAAGTAAATAATCTTGCATATATGAACATTTCTCTTTCAGTTACTACGCATTCACCCTCTAAAAGTTTCCTGCCATTTTGTTTGTTGTATTccaattaatcaatttttttttcatgtgaAATAACCGTCCACATTTTCAAtatgtagtttttaaaataactgaaatttgtTTGAGTGTAACGAccaatgtttgtttttgtttgaataTAGGCAAGTCCCGGGCGTCCGACTCCCTTACTACTGAAGGTAGGTTACATTTATTGGGTGTATGTACTTGTTAACACTGACGTACCCGATATTATTTGCACTTGAACTAGTTTTGCACGTTTCCCAAATACGCTAACTTTTGTTGAgtaaaaatagaaacattttcaCACCCCCGGTAAACttaataatcataataatatGGAGTGTTACATATAAGGTACGCATCAAAtgcgatttaatttttttacttgcaTTAGCTAAATTTCGACTGTCTATAACtgtcaaaatacattttatataataaatttcaaaatttgtagaAACTTTCTCATCTTTTATTGTAAGAGAACCGAAAAGCAAAATCAAAACTTCTGATGTAACCCGTACTTTATGTGTAACACTGCAGATTGAAGACCTTTCGACACAGCGCGTTTTGTCCACTAAAACTTTGaacattttccagaaaaccGCGGCGAATTTCTAGAGAAATTGCAACGAGCCAGAGCTGCGGTTAGAACGACAAACAACTCCACACCCATTCTTTCGAAACCAGGTCCTGCAAGACTCGTTGTGGGCAATTGGTCAATTACGTCCAAAAAGGAAGCCGAAGTGCACATTCACAATTCCGACGGGCAGCAGCAAACCACTGTATTGAGGGACGACCTTCCGGGATTTATTTTCGAGTCGAATAGGGGCACCAAACACTCCTTTATAGCCGAAACTAGCttgggtaaattttgttgttttgttgcgaaaaaatatttttaatgaaaactcGCAAGGACACTTCCTGCATTCGTTTCAGTCATTTGATTAAAGcaatcaaaatcatttttcattattaggCCCAGAATTTGCCCCCGGGTGGACAAACAAAAAAGGCAAACGAATCCGTTCAAAGACGGAAGCCACCAAGATGAAAGTCAAGTATTTGGCCCACCAACTATACGAGCAGTACTTCAGAGCGGCGCAAGCGCAACCGCGAGGTGTGGTTGCGCAATTGGGTAACATAGTGGCGCAGATTGAACGAGCCTGTCAGAAGCAAGGCTCTTATGGTAACAACAGAGACGGCAGCAATTCATGGAAGGAAATTCTCGTAAACGCATTGGGAGATCTCACGCAAATCTTGAAGGATGATGGAGTGGTCAGCGCGTACGAGCTATACAGTTCCGGTTTAGTACAGGCTTTGCTGAACCTTCTTTCTATAAGCTATTGGGATCAAGGTATGTATCCTCTTTCCGCTCATGATACCAAGTTTCTGTATAAATACATTGACAGTAGTCGAATTCGATCTCTCTCATTGAAATTCTTGTTGACGCAGGTAGTATTCGGCCACTCTAGCGCATTGTTTGGAAGTTCGAATTCGTCACAtgtttaaaaactattattcttatttatttttaggtttacGAATTAGCAAGGTGAACAAGCACCAAAAACAACGAATCCAAGTATTTAAGGATtgctttaaaacaaaagtgtCGGAAGACACGAATTCCATGGCCGTATTGGTGCAAAAACTCATCGCTGTTCTAGAGAGTATCGAGAAATTGCCAGTTTACCTGTACGACAGCCCCGGGTCTGGTTACGGGCTTCAAGTGCTAACCCGCAGACTGAGATTCAGACTCGAAAAATCACAGGGCGACAGCACTCTCATCGACAGATCTGGAAGAggactcaaaatggaacccCTCGCTACAGTTTCACAGCTGGAGAGATATCTTCTGAAGATGGTGGCGAAGCAGTGGTACGACTACGACAGGTCGACCTTTCAGTACTTGAAGAAGTTACGAGACCCCAAATATCAGACGTTCAAACACGCTTACGACTTTGATGAGAACGGATTGATCTTCTTTATCGGCACCAATGGAAAGACAAGCGGCGAGTTCGTGAATCCAGCCCAATACGGCCTTGTAACGGTCAACAGTTCGGATGGCAGGAATCTACCATACGGCAAAGTCGAAGACATTTTGTCTCGCGAATCGTCGGCGCTGAATTGTCATACCAACGACGATAAACGGGCCTGGTTCAGCGTCGATTTAGGATTGTATATTGTTCCGACGGCCTACACTTTGAAACATGCAAGAGGATATGGTAGATCCGCCTTGAGAAATTGGTACTTTCAAATGTCTAAAGATGGAGCGGCGTGGATCACTCTGTCTACCCACACTCACGACGTGTCGTTGAACGAGCCAGGTTCTACTGCAACTTGGCCAATCGATGCACCAGCCGATGAACAAGGTAAGTTAATATAATACTCAACAACGAATTGAATTGGACTTTTGTAGTCGTATGTTCTATCAAAGTTatttgtgtaaaaaatataaaagcgTCCTAGACTTGGGCTATTTATGTGAAAATCTCTTGTTTTGCAGGATGGCGTCACGTACGGGTACAACAAGCAGGCAAAAACGCCTCTGGTCAGACCCACTACTTGAGCCTGTCCGGCTTCGAGATATACGGGCGAGTGACGGGCGTCTGCGACGAAATGGGCAAAGCACACAAAGAGCAGGAGGCGCAACTGCGTAAGCAACGCAGACTGGTGAAAACACAGCTACTCAAGTACATGACCGTCGGCGCCAGAGTAGTGCGTGGCGTCGATTGGAAATGGAGAGATCAAGACGGAAATCCGCCTGGAGAAGGTAACTATTGTATTATGACACTGTATATGCCATGTATCATCTCAAAGATTAAGCCATTTACTATTTACCTTATTTATCAGCTCCacgaaaaattaacaatatcgTTTGTAGGTACAGTGACCGGAGAACTGCACTGTGGTTGGATCGACGTCACCTGGGACCACAGTGGTTCTAACAATTTGTATCGCATGGGCGCAGAGGGCAAGTACGATCTCAAATTGGCACCCACTGTTGACATAGATTCGGCGCCATCTACAAAAGTTACGTCTGGTATTAAAACTAAGAAGGACGACAAGCAAAGCGTGTTGACCAGCAGAAAAAGCAGTTCCACTCCGAGTTTGCCCGAGGCCACCGACATAAAAAACTCTGTTGCTTCCACAGAACAGGCTGCGTCCGCTGATAATTTGGCCGCCAAACAGGCCGCAGTCGCTATAGCCGAGAGCGTGTTGACCGGTGCTCGAAACGAAGCCTTGGTGGCCGTCACCTCTGAGTCTCAAGCTGGCAGTTCTGACAGCGAGCTATCTGTCATCGTACATCCTTTACGAGACCCGCAACACGACCTGTCGGCAATTAATAATACTAGCGATCTGGCCACGATCCTCGAGAGTCTGACTTTGACGGAGACCGCAGTTAAACGGCAAAACAGTGACGAGCCGACCAGTGACAGTCTGAAGACGTCCTCCAAGTCAAATCGAGCCTCAAAATTCGGTAGCGGTACCATCGCAGCGGCTCAAAGCTTTGCGGACGCGGTCGAGGCGTTAGATCGAATTCGGGAGGGAACCGACATGTTGAGGAACAACACTAACAATTTCCTGTCTACCGAATTCCTTCAGTCTGCGTTAAACTTCAGCCAGTCCAATCAACAGACGATCAACAATTTGTCTAGTTTGGCCGGGACTGCTGTGCGAATTGCTGTATCCTCCAAATCCGAGGCAAACGAAGACGTGTCGTCGCCGAACAAGAAAGACGAGACGGTCGCAAAGAGCGAAGAAGTAGATCGTAAAAACTCGTCTAGCTGCAGCGACAACGAGGAGGCTGTTAATAATGCAAACAACGCCAAGAACTCGATCGTTGTCACCAACCAGATGAGCGTCAGCGTGCCGAATCTCGCCAGCACCGAGGCGAATAGTCAGATTGAAACGACAACTACCGCAGGTTAGTTCAATTTATCAtagttttgtaattatttatttcttactgTCCggataaattatattttatccTATGCTGATTTGTAGCGGGTGAGTCGAACATTACAGCACCTCATACTGTAATGTTAAGATTTGATTTCCATTCCTgtaaaaggaatttaatttaaatatcatttcaaTTCAATAGTAATAACAGCTTGTGGCACAATATACAACAAtctaattttgcattttgtttTGGGGAAATTCGGACTCAGCCTTACCAACTGAATTATAGTTCTAAACTTCGCAGGTTTGTTAGAGACCTTCGCGGCCTTGGCCAGACGTCGTCAGTCGAGCTCCACTGCCCCGTCCCATTCCTCTCGTAATTCCAATTCGAACAATGCGCAAGTATCCAACACAAACGCCCAGAATAATCAGAACATGGGCTGTATATTTCCCCGCGCCCCCAGCTCTGTATCCAGCTTGGTGCGACTGGCCTTATCCAGTAATTTTCCTAGCGGCCTCCTGAGCACTGCACAGAGTTATCCCAGTTTGTCGTCGAGCAACAGTCCTCGAGGTCAGCAGGCCGGTATATCTACGGCTGCAGGTATGCGTGTTATACAAGACAGGCAGACAcaaaatagtacattttatTCGTGATTCCGTCTAATTAGCTGTTCAAGGGTTGAGCCAGGCATTAACCATGAGTTTAACGTCTACGAGCAGCGACAGCGAGCAGGTATCACTGGAAGACTTTTTGGAGTCCTGTAGAGCTCCCACTTTGCTCGCCGAATTGGACGATGACGAGGAAATCGGCGACAATGAAGACGAAAACGATGACGACGAGAACGAGGACGACGCGGAATACGAGGAGGTCAGATCGCCTTTCAAAAGTAATcgaaaaacatttgaaaagaTGTTTCAGGTGATGGTTTCGAGGAACCTATTGAGCTTCATGGAGGACGAGGGTTTTGACCCGTTGCACAACACGAAGCGACGGTCGTGGGATGATGAGTACGTTGTGAAGCGGCAGTTCAGCGCGCTCATTCCTGCGTTCGATCCGCGGCCCGGCCGCACTAACATCAATCAGACCAGCGATCTCGAAATTCCCGCTCCCGGTTGGTGTTTGTCAAAATTGTTACCCTGAGCGAATcttaaaatatgtttctttGATTTAGGTCAAGAGGAAACTGCATCAGTTTCGGACCATGAAATTCTGCCTCAGCCCAAAATCCAATTGGTTCTGAAAGGTCCTAACATGCCCGGAATAAGCGATGTTGAGATCGAGCTTAACGAGCCATCCTGGACAATATTCCGGGCTGTGCAGGAGCTGATGCAATTGACCGATTTTCCGACGAAGCAGGAAAAGTTGCGCAGATTGTGGGAACCCACCTATATGTAAGTAACAATACTTCTGGTCAGTTCGATATTATTTCATTACCCTTAATGCGTATACGACAGGATTgtatataaagaaattaaggaAAACGGCTCGAATGATTCCGAAGAAGGTCGCGCGACGCCCATCACGAGAAAGGTGGCTCACGCTAGAGCCAGTTCGATAGCGGGAAACTCACTATCGCCATCTACTCCTGTGCCCGGTACTCCTTCCGTATCCAGTTGTACAGTGGAGGACGTTTTACACCTCTTGCGTCACCTCTTTGTCATCACCACGTCTGACGACGACACACTGGAGCAATCCATGGAGTATGCCGACATTGGTGCTGAGCTTTATTCCAGCAAAAAACTCACTAATAAATTACTACAGGTGAGTGCGCATGTATTTCATAATATGTAGGCAGGATTTTTAGTGCATAACCGATAAACCTTAATATGATGCCTTTGTCATTACTactaaatacaataaatattttagcaaattcaAGACCCCTTGGTGCTGTCTAGCGACAGTTTGCCCACTTGGTGCGAGGAACTGAATCAGTCTTGCCCGTTCCTGTTCCCCTTCGAAACGAGGCAGCTCTATTTCAACTGCACGGCTTTCGGAGCCTCGAGGAGCATCGTGTGGCTACAAACGCAAAGAGATGTGAGCATTGAGAGACAGAGGGCCCCAGGTTTGTCCCCCAGGAGGGATGATCCGCACGAGTTCCGAGTGGGTAGGCTGAAGCACGAAAGGGTGAAGGTGCCACGCGGGGATGATTTACTTGATTGGGCAATGGAAGTGATGAAAGTGCACGCAGAAAAGAAGTCGATACTCGAGGTATGTTATAACACATAATCGTAATACACGATGAATCTTATTAAAcgtaaatatatataaaagttGTGACATTCTTtaaatcaagagaatggtgttgttttatacttttaaacaATAGTTGCAACTGTCATTTTAACAGAAAGGAACTTGTTCCATTTGTTCAAAAACCATCAACAATATAATTGCTTTACGCCTGTCATTTTTATGCTCATGAGAACCTGCTTATTTTTCAGGTGGAATTCGTGGGTGAAGAAGGCACAGGCCTGGGTCCGACCCTTGAGTTTTATGCCTTGGTGGCGGCAGAGCTACAAAAACGCGATTTATGCATGTGGATCTGCGACGACGAATTGAACAACGATTCGGGAGCCATCGATTTGGGCGAGGGAATGAAACCGCCCGGTTACTACGTTCGCCGGCAGTGTGGCCTATTCCCGGCCCCCTTGCCGCAAAATTCCGAAGTCTGTGATAAGGCCGAGAAATACTTCCTGTTCTTGGGCGTGTTTCTGGCGAAGGTGCTGCAAGACAACCGCCTAGTTGACCTTCCGTTGAGCAAAGGTTTCTTAAAGTTGATGTGCCACGGCGAGGTCCAAAATACCGTCAACGAGCGGATCGGTCTCGTGGGCCTGAAAAAGGCCCCTGACGAAGATATAATGACCTCCAGTTACATCTCCGAGGAGAGCGAGAAGGAGCTGGAACTCGACCCACCCAAGATTTGCGTGGAGGATTCTGAGCTGTGGTACAGCAATCTCCTCAACGAGGACGACTTATACGACATCGATCCAGTGAGGGCTGTTTTCTTGAAGCAACTCAAGCAGCTGGCGAGAGAGAAACAAAAGATTATGCAGGATCACAGTTTGTCGGCCGAGACCAAAACGCACCAAATCCAGAATCTGTCTCTACAACACCCATCCGGACCGGTTTCGTTATCAGATCTGGCTTTGACATTTACTTACTCGCCCAGTTCAGAGGTATATGGTTTTGATAGTGTGAATCTGGTGCCGAACGGAGCCGACACTGAAGTCACCATAGACAACGTGGAGGAGTACGCAGACTTAACGTACGATTTCTGTCTGGAACATGGTCTCGCTAGGCAACTGCAGGCGTTCCACAAGGGCTTTTCCAAGgtgtttcaaattgaaaagttgGCGGCTTTCAGTCCCGATGAGATGGCCGTCATGCTGTGCGGCAACCAGAACCCGGAATGGACCAAAGAAGATTTGTTGAATTATACCGAACCAAAGTTAGGATATACGAAAGACAGGTGAACGtgcttttttatatatgtGGTGTATCAAATGATTCCTTGTTAAAAGCGTTGATGtggaaaaatttccaaatatcaGCTGTATGTCACGGCGATCATAGACCATTAAAAAGATCAATAATTAGCCCGTAGTAGGCCCAAAAAgtatattattgcaaaaaaattgtgcATGCAACCtgtaaaatcaataaaacaattagAATATCCCCTTTAATGTCAAAGGATAAGTAGACAAAACTAGTCTACACATGTTCTTGACCATCAGGAATTTTTGGTACACGTGTTATTAATTAACCAAAAGAatatacacatttttatatttaaaaaaatttcagtccCGGCTTCCAGAGATTCGTCAACGTTTTAGTTGATATGACACCCGAAGAACGCAAGGCTTTCCTGCAATTCACCACCGGGTGTAGCTCATTGCCGCCGGGTGGCTTGGCAAATTTGTATCCACGCCTCACTATAGTGCGTAAAGTGGACGCAGGCGAGGGCTCGTACCCCTCAGTTAACACTTGCGTACACTATTTGAAACTCCCGGATTATCCCACCGAAGAGATACTTAAAGAGCGATTGCTCGCAGCCACAAAAGAGAAAGGatttcatttgaattaataaCTGTCTGTTTTATAGCATCTATTGtcttattattgaaataaatttgtaaaacgaATGGTTGTTCTTGTTCTAGAGATGATTGCCGACGGGTTTTACCTATATAGGTTCCCTGTTAAAATTCTGATATGTTTATGTGGGatttaaagaagaaattctCCAAAACGGGCATCTCTACGCCAATTAATAAGACTGACTACGTTTGGAAAGTGGAAAATATCGGATGACTACTTATAATTTAGAAGCTTAACCGGAGTCTTCAGTCGAATGTCAGTAAGTTTTGATAGTAAGATGCAGAACAACCATTATTCTTAGTTTCAGACGAAGGAAAACTGTCATAGACGCTGGCTGAACCCCGGGTTTAAACGTTACtcagcaatttaaaaaacaatattcctttttttatacatttctaTTACTgtttatatatacatataatgatTGCACTAAGAAACAATTAAGGTTAAAATATTCCagatttcttattttattaaattcatcTAAAGAATAAGTTAACAAAAACTCTGTAGTTTATAATATACGTAATTGTTTAGAAGTGCCAatcattactttttttacttgtGGCGCCAGCTGTAAAACATATGAGACATTAATTGTTAAGCAGGAGCAGATATCATACAATGTTTAGTTTAGCTAATCACACCTAGATGGTGCCACTAAAAACAGatgcacattttttttagacgAAGAAAGTCacaattcataaaatttaaattctttcatattttcatattcattcatcttttttttatataacaacTTTGATAGTTCCTGAAAATGAATGTACATACTACAACTTCTTTTTTAACACTCTTGTTACTGTGATGAATCTTTTCCTAACATTTTCCGTCTGGGATTTTTAGTGTGTGCTGCTGGACCTTTCATTTGAAcgtgtttttatttcattgttattttaatctaatctaaactttattaattttcttgaaggTGAATCGTGGGCTAAGAAAATGTAAGGGAATATTATTGTGTATAAAAATTGACacctattatttaaaataacttatatTAACCTTAAGCTGCGCCAATAGGACTTGTCTCGTACACACAATAAAGCcattctttgttaaatttcacATCATCTGCAAAACACAGTTCCATGTCCAAGTAAATAAAACTGTGATGAAAAGGGAACAAAATAATTGGGTATTTGAACAAAATGATCCAGTCTTATATTTCGAACTTGATGTAATATCCAGTTTCAATATCTCTTCTTTTGAGTGCTGATATACAACACATTGTTCCCTCGTATAAAAGCAtctccaaatttatttttaagctgCCCATTAACATACTCTTCAGTTTGTTCTAGGGCGATATTCATGTACCCGTCTAAGCAGGCCAAGACACCTTGAATTAAGaataatcatttattaatataagatgaatttttttcgtgtACACCTTGAGAACCTTACCTCGATAGTCCATTCCACTGTTCAGCTTGACCACAACTGGTCTTTGATGAATTTGTTGGATGAACGTAGAGAGTGCCTCTTTTCGGCTCATTGTACGAAATATTTGGTaaaagaagcaaaaattaaaatataattatcgacaataaatactaaaattttaaaggtgaTTTAGTTAGTGCGTCAATACCTACAGAAGCTCTCGATAAAACTGACCGATTGATCTACTATCAGCTGATTTTCAATCTCTGGTTGGTGAGATAAAATGAAGTGGAAATTCGGCAACATTGTTGTTGACTGCATGTCAGTCTGGCAAATTCAGCAAAGATAAGTTATGGAACTATTTGAAATTCAGAGCGAAAATTATGCCAACtaccatttaattttatttataaggtTTTCCAACTGTTAGCTTTGCTAATCCGCAAATCCGATTCCTAGCAAGACTTCACAACGAAATCCAATATACGTGTATTCAGTTGCGCTATTGCCTTTCTACTTCTGGATACGTAAATGCACAaagcattattatattttaaaaatgataaataatttattgctgaGTTGCCTTTCTCCTTCATGGCGGCTAATATGAAAAGGTTATGTGTTCATgttagaaaaaagttctgaCAGTGACAGTTCCAATTCGTTCTCTTCCTCCCACTTTCCGCCTTCGCCATCACTTCAAAAAGAAGGTTATTAACTTCTTGATCTTGTCTGCCACTGGCCGTTGttataaatcattaaaataaacaaacattataattatttatgttttttctcaTCTAATCAACAGTTGTTTGGTCGAATCGTGTCCCTGTGCAACTTCAAACTTCACAGAAGTAAACAATATCACCAATTTCAGTGTGTATCTACCAAACATTTTCTTCTCTGACAGCTGTGCTAGGCGGTACCACATCTACAGGATCTGAAAAAGCGACACACAAAGACCGTATCAAGCTGTAAAGGGCCGTTTCCAATAGAAATATTATGGCCTAGCAGGATAGTTGAAGACATTAATGCATCAATTCCCAGTCACtatgtcaaaaaataatttaataacttcCCGAAGTGTTTCTCCTGCCAGCTTTAATTCGCTTAGATCAAGTTCTGAGAAGTCTTTTGAGAACGGTTTAGATAATGGAAGTAAAACTCCGAAAATACGGCCGTCATCTACCTCGAAGAGTACCAAAGCAAAAAGAGTCAGGTTGGTGTTTTGTTAGGGACAGATTGTTGAGGTATATTGGTATACATGCTCAAAGTAAAAATCTTGAGGTGTTTGGGTGTATAGATATTTCATCAGCGATCTCCCCAGTGttttagatcatttttaaaccagtaaaatatttgctaaaaatagtaaattctcattttcttTCATGAAGACAGTCAGGGGTGATTTCACTTTTAGGTTTTATCATAATGGCAATAAGTTTTTCAATGGAGTCATTATACCTGTGACCCCAGAACGGTATAGATCTTTTGACAGTCTCACAAATGAATTAACAAACCTGATAGGTAAATGTGTTACATTACCCAATGGTGTTCGAAATGTTTATTCAATGGAGGGAAAAAAGGTAAGCATTCCTTTTTGTTACCTATAACTTATATTATGGAAATAGCTAGTTACCTCACAAGTGAGGAAAGTGACATTGTACTGCTAAGTCACTAGCATGTGGGGTCAATCACTAGAtctaaaaatgtgattttggATGATTTTCATAGAATGCGCATGAGTTTTCTAATGATATTGCATAATTTAACTAATTGTGCAGAATCCCAAGTAAgatcaatattttgtttcaattttcattcaattctCAAGTATTTCTAAGGATTCACATCACACAAAAACGTgtaaaatggaataaatattgcaaataatagttatttatattattagtGCCTTATGAACATTATACAGCCTCAAGTGAAGATTTTACCATGATGAGATTGTAGATCAAATAGTAACTACACATTAATATGTCATTCAAGGTATAATCTACAGTATAAGGTATAGGGTGATTCAAATGCGAGGAATATCATTCTCGGGGgggaaattaaataataaacacacAGTTGATAAACAGTTTTACATTTGACAGGATCTTGATTTGAATAGCATATATGTGTATTTATATATATGAATTTCGAAATTAGCAAAACTGAGCTTAAGCCATAAATCAATGACTTGgccttaaaatatttctttcctcccaaaactttaaaatttagtaataaacCCGTTTGGTCTGCTCCGAGAGTGCTGCCTTTGCACAATATTTCATcgattaataattaacattacTAGCTTTCTATGAATCATAACTAATGCCTGGTCATGCTGTTATGGTGGCAACTGCAATTTCGTCGTCAAACTGTATCAAAATCGTTCTTAGTGTAACAAAAGGCGTGTTAACGCCTCAGTGACATGCTGAAAAAGTAATGAGAAACGTAGCAGGACGGTTTTTGCTTCAGTTAATAGATTGCTTCATTAAACCGTTAATATAGTTTAACATTTTATGGTTTCAAGGTATTGGCTATAGAGGAACTAGAAGATGGAAAAGAGTATGTTGTCAGTGGAAAAGGAGAACCTTTTAAGAAAGTGGACTATTCCAAAACTGACACTTTGAAATCAAAGAAAGTGCTTAGAAACTGTAATTCAATAACAAGTA
The DNA window shown above is from Euwallacea similis isolate ESF13 chromosome 2, ESF131.1, whole genome shotgun sequence and carries:
- the LOC136418088 gene encoding U6 snRNA-associated Sm-like protein LSm6 — translated: MSRKEALSTFIQQIHQRPVVVKLNSGMDYRGVLACLDGYMNIALEQTEEYVNGQLKNKFGDAFIRGNNVLYISTQKKRY